CCAGTTCCTAAAAGTAAGATGAACTGAAGCTCGAGGACGGCGGATCATGTTATTATACCATTCAGTTAAGAAACGTGATATAGAAAAAGAGTAGAATAATGTAAGGTATATGAGTTCTGACATGCCGTCATTATATAGTAGTATATATAGTTTTATGTAACAGAAGATCGATCACAGTGCACTCGATGTTTCATACCAAGAGTCCTAATGCCAGGAACTCGGAGAATAATAACCAGAGGTTGAAGTAGATCTGATCTACTATTTGTAAAATCAAATTACAATAACTAATAGCGATTGAAGACCTAGAATGTTGTGCTGAAGAGatgttttcattttttaatgtttcAAATCGAATGCTATTAGACTATATATTCAGATTAATATCTTTCGTTTCTTGGGCCTAGATCTACGAATGCTTCTTCCATTGATTATCGGCGttcatatatacatgttATTTCAATCTAGCGTTCTATCCAACCAGAGTGATGTCGTGGAATTGTAGACATATAGCAGATTGATGATTCTGTGGTGCTATATATGCATTAGAATTTGTGTCATTATATTCTTGTAGACGTCTGTACTTTCAGCTTTGTAACGATAATTTCCTAAAGAGGCTATTCTATCATGATACAGTCAGCCATACGTCCAGCGCCAGTTGCAACACTTTGGCCATACTGCTGCTACGAACTTAATCACTCGCTTGAGGAAATTGCCATATAAAGTAgtgtggagaaacaagcttatgttggttagAACCAACgtctaagttagtgtcgTTAGTCACTTTAGTTGCTTTCGAGTAGTCCATCTTCGTAATAGTTAAATGATCGATTGGTCTTTTATcagtatatttaaacaattctaTATAGACTTAGATTTCCTCTTAGTATATAAGTTATCTCATACTTGAGTCAACACAGTACGTGTTCAGTCATTctcctaagatctttagtgctgtattgtacatctgtgtttatcacATAGCCATTTACGTTGTAGTGAAAAGTTTTCATCTATCATTTGGAAGAGGTTCTAGAACCTCCTATCCTATTGCTCAACagatgaattcattgctttaatatattaatagttgttagattatatactatataattagattaatctctctagtctcttggacctggatcaatgaattatttagctattgattaccggagtttatatatacatcatatttcaatctaccgttctgtccaactcgacgacgtcgtctcgttggacaCGTACGGCAGgctgatggttctacagtactatttatgcattagaaattctgctATTTCATTCTCGTGAGGACTTATTGTTTCAGTTTTACAACATTAGTCTCGTAAAGAGGTAGtatctggtatcgtatagtcACTTATACGACCAGTATCATTTCCAACAAAGCTTAATTCTCCACATATTTTGCTTTCAattgtggagaaacaagcttatgttgggtagttccaacatctaagttagtgtcattagccacttcagttgctctagtatagtccatcttctttatagttaaataatcgattggtcctttattagtgtatttaaactattctatatagagttagaagccctccttatatatgagttgaactgacagttgaatgaacacgtacacatgttcattcatcctcctaagatctttagtgctgtattgtacatctgttGTTTATcgcgtagccatttacattgtagtgagaaattttcacctaccacttggaagattgttctagaccttctttccattagtaagtgatctattagttctggactcaaagtgtcataaactcttagttctgtcacatacactacaataattctgacatCAATTGTTTTGAGCATATGAATTTCAATTActgtaaataaatttgttcTGTTCAGTTCAGATAATTTGCCCAAcgttataaatattaatatccGGGATAGTTTAATGGTTAGAATCCGCGCTTGTCGCGTGCGGGATCGGGGTTCAATTCCCCGTTCCGgagatttaatttttacTTNNNNNNNNNNNNNNNNNNNNGTACGTGTTCCGTTCATTCTCCTGAGATCTTTTAGcgctgtattgtacatctgtgtttatcacgtagccatttacattgtagtgaaaAGTTTTCACCTATCATctggaagattgttctagaccttctttccattagtaagtgatctattagttctggactcaaagtgtcataaactcttagttctgtcacatacactacaataattctgacatCAATTGTTTTGAGCATATGAATTTCAATTActgtaaataaatttgttcTGTTCAGTTCAGATAATTTGCCCAAcgttataaatattaatatccGGGATAGTTTAATGGTTAGAATCCGCGCTTGTCGCGTGCGGGATCGGGGTTCAATTCCCCGTTCCGgagatttaatttttacTTTTTGGTTTCCTGATGTATATTGTGAAAACAAGATACCACACAAGGTATTTACCAATACATACATGCATACATAAAAATAGGGTCTTATGATTTGTTggttaataatgaatatttgcTATTGTCTAATGTACTTAACTATATGATTTCTTTTATGCTGTTTTGTGTGGCGGTGTCACTTTCCCGGAGCTTTATCTCGAGGTCACCGCATTTCTTATCCAATTGATCTATATGCTTCTTATAAAGATGTTTCACTGATTCAAGTTCATTTATTTTGGATTTCAATCTAATAATCTCTTCTTCATACTGGAGTACTGTCCTCAAATGAAGGAGACTATCTGGTTTTCCCGACGTGTCCATAAGAAGTGTGGTATTGTTGGATACAACAGTATCATCTGATGTTAGTTTGGGGTTTGGTACCAGCTTAGTTGGGTGGTTCAATATGTAATCAGCTTCAGATTGTGGTCTTGAGTCACCATACAACGAGGTGTTGCTTGTGCTCTTCTCAACGTCTCGTATCAATGACTGTAGACCAGGCAGCTTATTAGCAGTATTACGATGATTATGATGATTATGTTGGTTATAATACTCTggttttttcttttgattaTGTTGGTGCGCACTTGGAAGCAAATGTATTTTGGTGTcttgtttatttaattgcGGTACCGTCAAGTTATAATGAGACTCATCTGTCGATGAATTTTCAGAAGAGTTAAGGTCGCTAACAGTCCCTGAATCATAACTATTGTTCCGACTATGATTCTCCGATGGCGTCCCAAATTCTGTCCTGCCAGAACTTGGTCTAGGTAGCTTTGGCTTTAATTTTGGTTTTATACTTTCCATCTGCATAAGATTCAATATTCTCAAGTCGTGTGCCGTCGTTGGGttcttaattttattgttcTCACGACTACTACTATCGAGTGAAATGGATGCATTTTTCCTCTTTTTGTTGCCATCGCCGGGAGTACCCGTACCACACACCGAACTATCAGAATCATCTTTGACATCTGCTTTGGATGATCTCGCATTAGATGGTATCCTATTTCTCTTCAATATCACATCAGTCTTTAGTGAAACTGGTCGTGGTTTCCCGtgtaatttcaaaaataaccCACATGCATTACATAATATTGATCCAAATTCATCTCTTCTCCACAATGGCGTCTTAGAGGTAAGACAATTATTACAAACCGGTTTATCCAAATCTTCGTAAGACGATGAATGTGGCATACTGCCACTATCAGAAATAAACTTcaaattactattatctGAACTTTGCAATACAACCTCCTCTCGGGTTTCACTACTGACCTTCATGGTTCGATGACCCTCTTGTGTTTCCCGATATAACGATTTCTCCCTCACACACAGTAAAAATCTTCCAAGTCTCTCAACTCTACTTCAGATTATCCTTATATATGCCGCTATCCTATCAGTACAGCAATAGATCAAATCCATCATTGCAACCATTTCCTTAACGAATGATAAAGAGAAATGCATATTCTGTTATCTTGATCTCTAACTCTCTTATCTTTTCTTATCTTATCTTATCATAATTTCTGTCATCGCGGAATAATGTGCGCCCATCGTGACGGTAAGTAACAGATGACAGTAAAGTCTAtatgttatatatatatacattaaaATACGCTGGATGGTATCTTGTGACTTTCGCAGTAAGTTGTTGATTGAATATGGAATATATGATGTTGTTGCATGTGGACTTGCTTGTTCTCTTGATTGGTACTCAATAGCTTTTTCTGTTATTGcttatttattatctgaATGGATTAATCAAGGCAAGTGATTAAAAGCAAAATAATACTGTACCAATTATAAATCTCGATGATTAAAAGGATAACAATGTTGATATAACTCTGATCTATTCTTGAGCACCCTTCGAGTAAGACAACAGTCGGTATATATTCTCAAGATACTTTCCCTACCCGGATTTACATTTTGATAtactaaaaatataatcacTTCTCACGAAGAAACTGCCCATTTACAATTaaacattaaattaaatagtAACTTTGATATTTAAACAACCAGAATACATCATCAGATAGTTCAATACTTGTCCCAACGATTAGGTAATATCGAGAACAACGTAGGTTAGCGTATCCAATCCTTAACTAGAGGGAGTAAACTCAGCTTcaactttttattttttgatactTAATTTTGCGTGGCTTTCCTCCAAGGGTTTCTTTGGAATATAAGTGCAAGTGTGGGGGATATAATAGAAGCTCTTACTCAATCAACACCATTAGtgttataaataatgaatgcTTCAAGTAAATATGAGGTCGAGGGGAGTGGGGAGAATATTTCTTTGATGGAAGATGCCTCCGTACTATTGATGCTATCCAAAAATGTACCGAAGAATGATAAACAATCAGTCGAtgatatcaaaaaaacaaatgCTTCTAGTGACGATAACATGAAAAGAGTAATATCTAATAACGAAAGTTTAATTAAAGGAGAAGTGGAGGTTAAGAGACAAAAATTGGATAATGGTGATGAACTTAAAGAGAATAAcgaaaagaaagagaaagtATGGCCAGTTAGCGATGATTATATAGTAGACCCAGATGCTGGCGTGATAACATGTATATGTGgttttgatgatgatgatggaTTCAGTATTCAATGTGACCATTGTTTCAGATGGCAACATGCCGTCTGTTATGGTATTTATGATAACGAAAACGTCCcagaaatatatttatgtgATGTATGCGAACCACGTAATGTAGATAAAGAAAAGGctaaaaaaattcaactGCAAAGGTTTACGAACCAGGAAGTACCCGTGAATGAGACatatgaagatgaagacaCAGGTAAACACGACactataaatatattgaccTCAGAAAATGGATATATTAGAAAGCACACGAAACCAGAAGCAGtaaataatgacaataaaGAAGTACAGGAATCAGATgttgaatcaattaatatggaatcaaaatcaaataaagaagaaagtaATAACagtgatgaaaatgatggAAAGGACAGATCTAGAAATATCAAGGAACATATAAGGACACCAACAAGAAATACAAGATCAAGGAATGATGCAATTCAAAATCAAGGGCGTATTCAAAGTAATGATATAAATGATCAAAATGCTGATATCACCGATACAACAGTGCAATCAAAGAAAAAGCAGGAGGTGTTCTATTTATCAGCGAAATCCTCATATGAAGCAATGTACCTTCcaatgaagaaatttaGTGTCCAGAACAATTACGTcactttatttttagaaaaGCATCTAAATGATGATGTAGTTACTGAGGTTGAAAATGCTACggatttcaaaaatatgCCAATTGAAGTTAAATCATATGTTGAATCTTCTTATCTAAGAACATTTCCAGGCTTCACAAAACTAGGTGTCTATTTAAACAAAGACTGTGAAGAAGGTAAACTAATACATGATATTACAGGAGATGTAAATTTCAAGTCAAATTATATACGCGATCCAGGAAGTTATTACAGAGTTTGGGGCACATCTAAAcctaaaatatttttccaTCCTACTTGGcctttatatattgataCTAGATTAAGTGGCAATTCTACCAGATACATAAGAAGGTCGTGTAACCCCAATGTTGAGATTGCTACGataaaaactttaaataataaaacaaaggactatgaaattaaatttatgCTAAAAGCGAAAAGagatattgaagaagatgaagaattaCATTTACCATGGGACTGGGATAAAAAACATataatttggaaaattattaataatagcTCCAATCCCACTCatatattagaaaatttgaaagactctgataaatatttacttttaaatTCTATTGATACTATTCTTAGAAGCTGTGACTGTGCTTGTggtaataattcaaaagagTGTTTTCTgctgataataaaaaagtttCAACAGTCTTTAATCAAGGCAATTAGATCTAAGATGAGTAATCGTTATAAGATAAACGAGATTTTAAATAGATACCAAGGGAAAAGGAGACGACCTCCACCAATTCTACAAAGATTACaagatgaaaatataattaatcaAGAAAAGTCGttatatttgttaaatGAGTTTAATACTCAAAAATTGCGGTTCCTTGAGGGTCAAGATGCAAGTTCTACTAATTTGAGTTCGAAGTTATATAATGCTAAAAAAggtaaaaattttttagaTTCCAATGATCGATCAATGGActcaatttcttcaatgatAGAAAAAGACTTCAATAAGCCTTTTAAGTGGAAGATTCTGCATAACAAACTAGATGAACAATCCAGGAGAAAATCAACCTCAAAAGATATCGATTCGAATTTAATAAGTAATTTTACtgaatataatgaaactCAAATTACAAATCTGGAAGACTTAccaattattattgatttgaaaatCAATCAAACTAAAGTTAATTACATAGTAGAGTCCAGGAAGTCCGTGGTTAACAATAATGAgaatatatcattaatacCAGGTAGCTCACTAGCTCCAGATATTGAGCTGAAAGCAGTGTCAGAAGcagtaaataattatagTGCAGGTAATGAAACTGATCCATTAGAAAGTTTGATAAGTGCAACTACACAAGTTAAACcatcaaagaaaaattaagttTCGCAGATTATAAAAAGAAGGTAAATAAATGAGATTATGCGAGCGCCTTATAAGAtgtcaatattttaataaatttatgtAATACTATTAgtaaaaaatttgaatgcattatttatatacttgaaatattatgcaatgatttcattatatattattaattgtttaaacctaataattaaattcaCTGAAAGATTGCTTTTGTGCTTCTCTAGCTAATCTAAacattttgttttttggATTCTCTCTTTTAGCTTTCTTGGATTCAGCTTCTTCGTGTTTGGCAGTTTGGAAACCCATGGTTCTTGGTCTCTCTCTTAAACCAAAACTCTTTGCTAAATGACCTAAATGGACAAATTTgatgttaaaaaatttcttttctttggAGATATGTGTAGCATATGCTCTAGTATGACTTATATAAGCTTTGACGGCTAATTCTTTCATATAGTTATCCTCTAATAAACGTCTTTCAAGGTTCAAGTGCCAGGTAGTAGCATTAATGTCCCATTCATCAGAATTTCTTGCCTTACTTTTATCATTTCTAGAGACTGCAGCATTTTGAAATGTAggttttaaaatatcatctgTGTAATTCAACATCTTCCAACCCTTTGGGTGATATGgtttaatatattccaTATATCCCTCTTCTTCACCAGGaagt
The sequence above is drawn from the Tetrapisispora phaffii CBS 4417 chromosome 2, complete genome genome and encodes:
- the TPHA0B01260 gene encoding uncharacterized protein (similar to Saccharomyces cerevisiae SET4 (YJL105W) and SET3 (YKR029C); ancestral locus Anc_1.256), whose product is MNASSKYEVEGSGENISLMEDASVLLMLSKNVPKNDKQSVDDIKKTNASSDDNMKRVISNNESLIKGEVEVKRQKLDNGDELKENNEKKEKVWPVSDDYIVDPDAGVITCICGFDDDDGFSIQCDHCFRWQHAVCYGIYDNENVPEIYLCDVCEPRNVDKEKAKKIQLQRFTNQEVPVNETYEDEDTGKHDTINILTSENGYIRKHTKPEAVNNDNKEVQESDVESINMESKSNKEESNNSDENDGKDRSRNIKEHIRTPTRNTRSRNDAIQNQGRIQSNDINDQNADITDTTVQSKKKQEVFYLSAKSSYEAMYLPMKKFSVQNNYVTLFLEKHLNDDVVTEVENATDFKNMPIEVKSYVESSYLRTFPGFTKLGVYLNKDCEEGKLIHDITGDVNFKSNYIRDPGSYYRVWGTSKPKIFFHPTWPLYIDTRLSGNSTRYIRRSCNPNVEIATIKTLNNKTKDYEIKFMLKAKRDIEEDEELHLPWDWDKKHIIWKIINNSSNPTHILENLKDSDKYLLLNSIDTILRSCDCACGNNSKECFLLIIKKFQQSLIKAIRSKMSNRYKINEILNRYQGKRRRPPPILQRLQDENIINQEKSLYLLNEFNTQKLRFLEGQDASSTNLSSKLYNAKKGKNFLDSNDRSMDSISSMIEKDFNKPFKWKILHNKLDEQSRRKSTSKDIDSNLISNFTEYNETQITNLEDLPIIIDLKINQTKVNYIVESRKSVVNNNENISLIPGSSLAPDIELKAVSEAVNNYSAGNETDPLESLISATTQVKPSKKN
- the TPHA0B01250 gene encoding uncharacterized protein (similar to Saccharomyces cerevisiae GZF3 (YJL110C) and DAL80 (YKR034W); ancestral locus Anc_1.250), whose product is MKVSSETREEVVLQSSDNSNLKFISDSGSMPHSSSYEDLDKPVCNNCLTSKTPLWRRDEFGSILCNACGLFLKLHGKPRPVSLKTDVILKRNRIPSNARSSKADVKDDSDSSVCGTGTPGDGNKKRKNASISLDSSSRENNKIKNPTTAHDLRILNLMQMESIKPKLKPKLPRPSSGRTEFGTPSENHSRNNSYDSGTVSDLNSSENSSTDESHYNLTVPQLNKQDTKIHLLPSAHQHNQKKKPEYYNQHNHHNHRNTANKLPGLQSLIRDVEKSTSNTSLYGDSRPQSEADYILNHPTKLVPNPKLTSDDTVVSNNTTLLMDTSGKPDSLLHLRTVLQYEEEIIRLKSKINELESVKHLYKKHIDQLDKKCGDLEIKLRESDTATQNSIKEII